Below is a genomic region from Sulfitobacter guttiformis.
GACCTTTGATGCGCGGTCAACATGCTTTAGGTCAAGTTTGGCACTAACAGGCGAACGCTGATGGCATGGTAAAGATGCCTCCAACCTTTGTTCTTCCCGCGTCCAGAACCCAGCCAACCGCCGTGCGGCGACTTTGGATTCCGCAACCTTCAAATTGAACTCGGCGGTCCCAAGCCCTATCGGGATCTCGGCGAGGCAACGGATGTCAAAAGCTTCCCAGCGGGTCGCGATAATAAATGCCAATAATGCACCAGCCATGGCCCCATCGCGGCGCTGGTGGTAAATGCGATCACGGCGCAGGTCGATGGGAGTATTCTTTCATCGTTAACACCAGGGCCATGCGCGTGGCCGCAACAGAGACACGGCGCTTCAAGCGACGGCGCCATTTACCGCGATGGACAGAGCGATGGCAATCAATCAAGACGCCCCTCATCGCCGAAGCTGATGTGCCTTGGCGCGCTCACCAAGGCACATCAGACCGAACGAAGGGCACTGAAATTATGTGCCACGGGCCCGTAATCACGCCAAATTTTGATCTGGCGGTTTTACAGGGCAAAGGCTTTCACATACAGCCCGCGAGTGCAGTAGACAGATTCCGGATCAGTTGAGGGTAGAGGGCCGGACCCGGTTCCAGATCAGAGCCAAGTGGATCTAGAATACCTGTCTTTGCTTCGGTCCCGTCCAGAACAGTTGCAACTAGGCTTGCATTGAATTGCGGCTCGGCGAGAACGCAATCGATGCCTTGCTCGGCGATCCTGTTCTGGATTTCCGCGATCCTTGCCGGGCTGGGATCAGAGGCATCACTAATCGAAATTGCCCCCGAGGCCGGAAAATCAAAATCTAACTCAAAGTACTGATAGGCATCATGGAAAACGATGAATTGCCCATCACGCACAGGATCAAGGGTTGCGGTGATCTCACCGATCAAGGCTTCGATCTCAGTTCGGCCTGCTGTTGCATTCGCAAAATAGGCACCCGCATTTTCCGGATCGGCGGCAGAGAGTTGACCTGCAATCACGTTCAACCATGTCATCGCATTTTTTGGTGATAGCCATGCGTGTGGATCATGCGCGCCATGGTCATGACCTTCGTGGCTGGCTTCATCTTCACGATGTTCATCATGCCCGGCCTCTTTCTTGGCGTGATCTTCATGCCCGTCCTTGGTATGGTTATCGTGATCTTCTGCTTTATGGCCTTCCTCGGCATGATCTTCTTGGTCATCTTCCGTACCATGATCATTGTGGTCATGGGCTCCGAACAATGCACCTTCGCGGAACTCCAGTTCAATCGTCCCATCTGTCTCAAGCAACGCAGTCACTGCGGCATCCGGTGCCAGTGTTTCAATCGTCTGGGTCAGCCAAGGTGTCAAATCTTGCCCAATCCAAAACACAAGATCCGCATTCTGCAAAGCCGCAGCTTCGGACGGGCGCAGGCTGTATTCATGGGGGCTTGCACCAGGTTGGACGATCAAATCGGGTTTGCCGACGCCGTCCATGACCCTTGCCACCAAAGAATGTACTGGGGCAATATCGACGGCGACCTGCGGCGTGTCCGCGTGCGCGGTTCCCCCCATCAAAGTTGTAGCCAACGATAGGGTGAGAAGCTTTCTGGACATCGGGGTCTCCATGTGATTATATAACATCACACACTGACTAGACGAAATGTAATAACATGACAAGTGACTTGAAAAGATCGGATGCTGCAGGCGGCCCCTTGGGGTTTGCGCAGCATGATCACCGGACCTGTATGAGCGAGGCTCTTGCCGCAGCCGAGGCCCATTGTGCTGGTGGAGGCCTCCGTTTTACTCCGGTAAGGCGAAAAGTGCTTGAGATATTATTGCAAGATCACCGTGCACTTGGCGCTTACGCCATACTGGACCGGCTACGCGAAGAAGGGTTTGGATCGCAACCTCCTGTCGCATATCGTGCGTTGGATTTCCTTGTAGCAAATGGTTTGGCCCATAAGATCGAGCGTCTGAATGCATTCATTGCCTGCGTTCACCCCAGTCACTCCCATACACCGGCCTTCATGATCTGCCGCTTGTGCGATGCGGTCGCGGAAGCGCAATCTTCCCCCGCGCGGGGTGCGTTGGGCGACGCTGCACGTGCCACCGGATTTAGGATAGAGCGTACTGTAGTGGAAGCCGAAGGTGTTTGCCCCGCGTGCGCAGAAAAGGCCGACGTATGAGCCTTATACAGGTTGAAGACCTCAGCGTCTGTTATGGCACAAGGATGGTGCTGTCGGGTGTATCATTGAGTGTGGAGCCGGGTGAGATTGTCACAATTGTCGGCCCGAACGGTTCCGGAAAAACCAGCCTGCTGCGCGCGATTATTGGTGCGGTGAAACCGGTAAAAGGGCGCGTCATTCAAGGGAGCGGCGTGAAAATCGGCTATGTTCCGCAAAGGCTGCAGATCGACGAAACACTTCCTATTACGGTTTCAAGATTTTTGAAATTGCCCGGCGGCGTCGCAGTTGCGGACATAGACCAGTCTCTAAAACACGCAGGCGTGCCGGACTTGGCAAACGCGCAATTATCAAAACTGTCGGGCGGTCAGTTCCAACGGGTTTTGCTTGCCCGTGCATTGATCGGAAAGCCGGATCTACTGCTTTTGGACGAAGCCACCCAAGGCCTTGACCAGCGGGGCTCGGCCTCGTTTTATCAACAGATCGAAACTGTGCGACGCGATACAGGCTGCGCTGTTCTGATGATCAGTCACGAATTGCACGTCGTGATGAGCGCGTCTGACCGTGTCATATGCCTGAACGGTCATGTCTGCTGTGAAGGAACGCCAGCGGTGGTGGCATCTGCACCGGAATACCGCGCCTTGTTCGGGACAGGAACGGGTGGCGCATTGGCGCTGTACCGGCATGAGCACGATCACGACCACGGTCATGACCACGGCGATCACCCCCATGACCACGACCATACAGAGGCTGCAGAATAATGTTTGACGATTTTATGGTGCGTGCCGCCCTCGCTGGAATTGGCGTGGCTTTTGCGGCTGCACCTTTGGGATGTTTTGTGGTCTGGCGACGCATGGCCTATTTCGGGGATGCGACGGCGCATGCCGCCATCCTCGGCGTTGCCCTGTCGCTAGCGTTCTCGATGTCGATTTTCGTAGGCACCATGACGGTGGCGTTGCTTATGGCGCTGGTCGTCAACGTATTGTCTGGCAGGGGCTATGCGATGGACACATTGCTCGGTGTCCTTGCGCATTCCGCGCTAGCCTTCGGGCTGGTCGCAGTGTCCTTCATCTCGGGCGTGCGGATCGACCTGATGGCCTATCTCTTTGGCGATATTCTGGCAGTCTCGCGCGTAGACCTTTCGGTGATCTGGGGCGGGGCCGCACTTGTTGTCGCGCTGATCGGATGGCGTTGGTCTGCGCTGCTGACTTCAACACTGAACGAGGATCTCGCCTACGCCAGCGGGATCAATCCAAAACGCGAGCAACTGGTGTTGACGATTGCGCTGGCCATTACGGTTGCGGTTGCGATCAAAGTCGTTGGCGTGCTGCTAATTGCGGCCATGTTAATAATACCGGCCGCAGCCGCACGCCCGTTGTCGCGAACGCCCGAAGGCATGGCCGTCGCCGCCGGTCTGATCGGGATGCTGTCCGCCATTGTCGGTCTGCGCGCGGCCTATGTGCTTGATACACCCGCAGGCCCCTCGATTGTGTGCGTCGCAGCGATTACGTTTCTGGCAACCAGCATTATCCGGGGTTTTAGACACGAGCGTTAAATCGCGCGGTTCTTTCCGGAGAATTGATTTGTTGTTTCGAGTTCTTGAGAAAATTTGGTTTCGCCTTCAAAGCAAACAATTCAGCCCACATGGACATCCGCGCTGCATGTTAACGCAGCGCGGAGTCCGGACTTTCAAGTTTGGCGCAGCGCTAAACTCCGCTTTGCGGACATCAACGCCCAAGATTTCCAGTAGGGTGGTGTGAGTGTTCCGGCTGACTCTTGCACCGCTATTTAGCAGTATTGCTTGCACTTGTTCTTCAATTTCTATCATTCATCACCTACCGGGCGTTGCGGCTGACCCAGCGAGAATACCTCCATCAATCGTCAGCTCAGATCCTGTCATGTAGGCGGCCTCATCAGAGGCGAGCATGACGGCAAGGGCTGCGACCTCTTTAGCTGTGCCGAAACGCTGCAGGGGTGTGTCGGCCACCATTGCCGCCTCGCGGTCCGCCCTATCGGGGCCGTTGCCAAGCATCGGTTCCCACATTGTCGTCATGATCGCTGCCGGATGGATTGAGTTACAGCGGATGGCGAGGTTTTGACTGGCACAGTAAAGTGCGACCGATTTTGTGTGGTTGCGGATTGCAGCTTTCGATGCGGCGTAAGCAGCGGCCATTGGAATGCCGACAAGACCAGAGCGGGACGAGATATTGATAATGCTTCCTAGCCCCTTTTTTCGCATGGCGCGGATGGCATACCGACAACCCAGGAAGGTGCCGTCGTTATTCACGGCATGAACGGCTCTCCAGTCAGCCAAGGAGGCGTTTTCAGGGTCGTGAGCGGGCGGCGAGCCATCAAACGGACCTTCAAGACCGGTGATGCCAGCGTTGTTGACCAGCACGTCGAGGTCGGGAAAGCGCTCTGCTATTGCATCCCAATCAGCCTCGGATGCCACATCGAGGTTTGCAAAGGTTGCACCGATCTTGTCGGCCATGAGTTGCCCGGTCTTGGCGTCAATATCGGTCAGTATGACCTCAGCCCCTTCATCGCAGAAGGCGCTTGCGATGGCGGCACCAATACCTCGCGCACCCCCTGTTACGAGGGCGGTTTTGTTCTGTAATCTGGGCATAAAAGCTCCGTGAGATTTATGTACGATGGATTCCTAGCGTCAATTGCTCAGAGCATATTGCCGCCCGAAAGGCGGATAGCCGAATTACCGGAGGCGTTTATCCATTGCCATTCACTCCTCTACGTGTGGTTTCAAAATAGAAAACGATGTCTTGCCGGTCAAGCGCGCATAAACTGCCATTCGTGGACCGTGCAGTATCTGGCAAAACCGGCTGATGCTGCCGTTCGCCGCGCGACAAAACAACGGTCGCTATGGCCCGTTCACGGTTTTGAAAAAAGGCTTCGGAAAGGGCAGGGAACGTGTCTTGTCGCAGCTGCTTTATCGACGGCTTATAAATAGGCAAGCGGCTGTTCAGGAACGGGATTGCGGCTTGCTGTTTCTTATGTGATATTTTCCGTCGATCAGTCGGTTAAATTGCGTACCAAGTATTATCATAGTTTTAAATTGAATAAGCTCAGTGGATCCACCCGATGAATATTGATCTGGACGCAATCTTTGCAAATGCACCGTCACCCTATATTTTGCTGGATCCTGACCTCAGAATGGTTTGGGCTAATAACGCCTATCTGGAACTGACGGGAAGGAGCCGCGAGTCGATAATCGGCCGTATCCTAACCGAAGAATTCCCGGCTCCGTCCGATTCCGTTTCCGACAAGATGCTGCGTGGATCTTTCCGACGTGTGTTAGCGAATAGAAAAGCTGATCATCTTCCGCTGATTTCCTACCCAATCGAAGCCGCGGATGGTAATTTTGAAGAACGGTTTTGGAGCGCGACGCATACCCCCATTCTGGATGACGAAGGGCGCGTCGAATTCATTTTGCAGAATACTTTTGATGTGACTGATCTCTACCGTGATGCACAGGTCGCCGTCACTGGAGAGAACACACGCAGCGCCGGGCTTATGCAACGCGCGGAAGCCGTTGCATCCGAAAACCTGATTCTTGGCAAGGCAACAGAGTTTTTTCAGTCCGCCTTCGATCAAGCCCCCGGTTTCATGGCAGTGTTAGACGGACCACAACATGTCTTTCGTTTTGTAAATCAGGCCTACAACGACTTGATAGGTGCCCGAGATGTTGTGGGGTTGCCAGTGCGCGAGGCCTTGCCAGACATCGAGGGACAAGGTTTCTACGAATTACTCGATCAGGTGTTTGAGTCGGGTGAGTCATTTTCAGTTAAATCAATGTTGGCTAAACTCCGATCTTCGCCTGACGCACCCCTTGAGGAGCATTTTGTTGATTTTATATTCTACCCGCTGAAGGACGAAACTGGTGCGCCGATGGGCATCTTTGTCCAAGGGCACGATATAACCGACCAGAAAAATGCCGAGGCCGCGTTAACCGCTACGCGGGAAAAATTCCGAACGATGGCACAGACCATGCCAGTTCATGTCTGGACGGCTGATAGGGATGGCAGCCTGAACTGGTTGAACGTCAGGATCTATGAATTCACCGGCTACTCCGAGGGCGAGCTTTATGGAGCGGATTGGGTACGGGTTCTTCATCCTGACGATCTGGGAACAGCCGTGGAAGAGTGGACTGCCGCCATCGAGAAAGGCGAAGGTTATGAAACCGAATTTCGCATTCGCAAAGCCGATGGCAGTTTTCGCTGGCATATCGTGCGGGCAACTCCATTGCGGTCCGACGATGGGACGTTAACAGGTTGGGTTGGCACAAACACCGATATTGAAGAGCGAAAAAATGCTGAAGCTCAAATTTCCAAGCTTAATTCCACGCTTGAAGAGCGGGTTGAAAAGAGAAATCGTGAACTTGAGGAATTGAACGCAGAACTGCGTCAGAGTCAGAAGCTTGAAGCTATTGGCAGCTTGGCGGGGGGGATTGCACATGATTTCAACAACCTTCTTCAGGTTGTGATGGGCAATTTGCAGATCGCAATGCGGAGTATGCCAGAAAACTCAACTGTTCAAAAGCGGCTGGATCAGGCCGTGACAAGTGTGAAGCGTGGGGCGACACTTGCCTCACAACTTTTGTCCTTTGCTCGCAAACAGCCTCTTGCCCCTGTGGTTATCAGGCTAAATCGCCTCGTCGAAGATACCAAGGAAATCTTGCACAGCGCGGTCGGTGAGGGAGTCGACCTTGAAACCCATTTTGAAGATGATCTATGGAATACCAGCGTTGATCCCAATAGCATGGAAAACGCTTTGCTCAACCTCGCGATTAATGCCCGCGACGCAATGGAGGGGCAGGGGAAGCTGACAATACATGCATCCAACGTTTTGCTGGACAAAGCCTTTATGCAACTCCATCCGGACGTCAAAGTTGGCGAGTATATCAGGTTGGCCGTAACCGATACGGGATGCGGCATGTCGAATGAAACCGCTGAGCGCATATTCGAGCCTTTTTTCACGACTAAGGCAAACGGCCATGGGACAGGTCTTGGACTGTCGATGGTTTATGGTTTCGCAAAGCAATCTGGCGGTCATATGGCGCTCGACAGTAAGATCGGCGAGGGCACCACCATGTACATTTACTTGCCCCGCACCCTTGAGTCTGAGCAGGTCCTACAGCCCACGATAGATCATGGGCTGGTAGGTGGGTCCGAAACGATCCTGTTGGTCGAAGACGACGACGAGGTGCGCGAAACTGCTTTCAACTTGTTGACTGACCTTGGGTACACTGTTTTTCAATCATGTGACGCGGAGCAGGCGTTGAATGTGTTGGATGATCGCGACGACATCGACCTCTTGTTTACCGACGTGGTAATGCCTGGTAAAATGAATGGGCACGAACTGGCGCAACAGGTACAAATTTTGCGCTCTGATATTCCGGTGCTGTTCACGTCCGGATTTGTACAAGATGCAGTCGTGCGTGAAGGCCGTTTGGTTGAAGGGATTCAATTGATCGGCAAGCCCTATACGCAGGTTGAATTGGCCCAAAAGGTGCGTAACGTCCTTGGAACTGAAGGAACCACGCTTTCGAAGCTTTCGAACGAAATGGCGGCGTTACCCGTGCAGTCCAGATCAGAAAGCACGACAAAGAGCGACGGTTTGAGCATTCTGATTTGTGAAGATGATGCTTTGATCCGGATGGATATTTCTGAGATTCTGCGTGATGCTGGACATAGCATATTTGAGGCGGCAAATGCGGAAAGTGCTCTCAATCTTTTGAAAGAAGAAGCTGTCGACTTGCTGATCAGCGATATAGGATTGCCTGATCGGTCAGGTGAGGAACTTGCTCAGGACGCCAGAGGTTTGAATCAGTACCTGCCAGTGATCTTTGCGACCGGCGGCGTCGATGTCCCCTCCGCTGCAGCACTTGGAAACTGCAAAGTTTTAACCAAACCTTTCGGAGAAACCGTCTTGCTGGCTGCAATCGAAACAGTGATGCTGAAAGCTTAGCTACCTTCCGCTCGGCACCCTTTAGCGCCAGACCTAAGGCTTCGTCCATCATTACAATCCCCCTCTCGGGATCAGGGTGCACACAACCCTGCCGAGCAGTGAAAAACGCCGCTTTTGAGATCAAAATATGTAGCACAAACGGTCACACAAACGAGCCAAGGCCTCCAACTCTCAATCTGCTCTGAGGTCCAACTCTATGTGACGTCGGACAAATCGGAAAAAGCGCTGGCACTCGCTGCGGATCGTCCGGATGGCGACTAGGCGAAATTTTCTTACGTTGCTTAGCCAAAATTGCCCGTAACTTTGATTTTCATGCCGATGCTTGCGCGTTCGCAAAGTCTGCTCAGAAGGCGGAGCAGCAGTGCATTGCCATCATCCGCACTGCGCGCGGGTGGGTCCAGTTGTAGCGATTGCAAACTGGCGCCTTTACCCGGACCTCACGAATTTCTTACTTGAAATAGTGAATGATCGGTTGCATGTCATCGAGATGCAGCACGTAAACCAAACTTCGCACACCAAGACGGCTCTTAGGCCATTGGGCGTTTTGGTTTTGATTTGTGTTATGGTGTTTCAGTTTGTTTCTCCTGCGGTTGCATCACCCCTTGCGGCTTCGACGGCTGAGCACCACATGACGATGGACCACAGCGAGATGGCGCATGTCGGCGCTGCCGAGATGGATCACGATATGCCTGCAATGGATGCGCACCACCAAGGATCTGCGGATTGCATGGCTTTCATGTGCTGCTTTCATGAGAATTCAGCGCCATTCAAGTTGCTGACATCGGACGTTTTGCTGCCCAGTAACAAGGGTATTGAACAGGCGATGATCATGCCTTCGTATCTGCGCATTTCAAAAGACCGCCCTCCACAAGCCATCTGATCAGTTCTCTGTGTGCGCGCCTCATTGGGGCTGCGTGATTGTTAGTGATTAGAAACGGCTGCGCTTTTTGCTCAGTTGGGGTCGAGGTGACCATGCGTGGACGATATTCAGCCCTGAGTGTGCTTGCACTCTGCGCGGGCGTTGGTGGCGGTGTTTTTCTGGAGCGGTTGTATTTGAACCCTTCGGATATGGCGGGTGATGGCGGACCTGAAATTCTCTATTGGGTGGCTCCGATGGATGCGAATTTCCGCCAGCCCGGTCCGGGGAAATCTCCCATGGGGATGGACCTGATACCTGTTATGGCGGGGCAGGAGCCCTCTAGCGACCCCTCTGAGGTAATGCTGTCGGCTGCAGAGATCAACGCCATTGGCGTGCGTACGGCGATTGCACAAATCTCTGATATATCGGGTCGGATCGAGACGGTAGGTTTTGTCGGCTATGACGAACATCTCACAAGCCATGTTCATACCCGCGTCGATGGCTGGATCGAGGCACTGAATGTGCGTGCGGTTGGTGATCCCGTGCGCAAAGGGGATGTCCTGTTCGAGATGTTCAGCCAAGTTATAGGCTCATCTTCGTTTGATCTGCTGCGTGCCATTGAGGCAGGGGATAAACGCATCATAGATGCCGCACGGGGTAAGCTACGCAGCCACGGTATGTCTGACGCACAGATCGCCCGCATCGAAAAAAGTGGCGAGATCGCCCGTAATATTGAAGTGATTGCCACACAAAACGGTGTTGTCACTGGCCTTGAAGCCGCCGATGGCATGTTTCTCCAACCGGGTGTGCGGGCCGTCTCGCTGACTGATCTGAGCGCTGTCTGGCTTATCGTTGATGTATTCGAGCGTGATATTGCACGGATGACCGATGACATGCGTGCTGTAGCAACGTTCGAGCATCTGAATGGCCGCACTTTTGAAGGGGTCATCGACTACGTCTATCCCGCGCTTGATGCACAGACCCGAACACTGCCCGTGCGATTGCGGTTCGACAACAGCGAGGGGCTGCTGCGCCCCAATATGTTTGGCAATGTGAGCCTAATCCCGAACGAGACACGTGTTGCGCTGACCGTGCCGACCGAGGCGATCATTCGCAACGGCGCGGCTGAGCGGGTTATTCTCAAGACGGGCGAGGGTACTTTCAAACCGCGCCTGATTACCACAGGCCTGCGCGACAGCTTTGGCGGTGGTGGGCGCACGGAAGTGGTACAGGGTCTGGCACCGGGCGAGGAAGTTGTGGCCTCTGCGCAATTCCTGATCGACAGCGAAAGCGCGCTGAGCGCTGGTTTGATGCGAATGGCGCCGACTGATGAGGTGCCGGCACGCGGGGCAGGTGAGCTGGTGGCGCTCGATCCCGAAACGCGTATCGCGACGATCCGTCATGCAGCGCTTGAGACGCTGGACTGGCCAGCGATGACGTCCCGTTTTGCGCTGCGCAGCGATATCGCGCTGGATCGGTTGCAAGTTGGCCAGCAGGTTGCATTCCGTGCAGCTCGTGGCGCGGACGGTCTTCTGAGCCTGATTGAGCTGGGGTCTGACGACGGGATTGCGGCAACGGGCAGGGGTAAGGTTCTGGCGGTCACGGCAGATGGCAAGCTCACGATGGAGCATGATCCGATCCCCGAACTCGGCTGGCCTGCGATGCAGATGGACATGGATGTAGCAGGTATCGACGTGGGCGATGTGACATTGGATCAGCCTGTCGAGTTTGATCTGACCAAAGGGGATGATGGTCTGTTCACGATTGTCGCTTTGCGCGGTGATGCGATGGGGGGGGAGGCAGAGACGCCTATGGCTGTGAAACCAGACGCCATGATCCCGCCGATCATCGTGTCTGGCACGATTGATGCGATAGACCCTGCGACAGGCATGGCCACGATCACCCATGGTCCGATGTTGGAAATCGGTATGCCCGGAATGACGATGGGTTTCGCACTGGATGAAACTCTCGACGCCGAGACGCTTGTCATGGGTACAGAGCTGACGCTAACCTTTGCTCGCCCAGACGGGATGACGATGCTGCTTGCTGCGGCCGAGCCTGTGGTGCCTCCGATGGAGGTGTCGGGCACGATCAACGCAATCGACTCTGATACTGGTATGGCCAACATCACCCACGGCCCCATGATGGAGATAGGGATGCCGGGAATGACTATGGATTTCGCGGTTGATCCCGCTGTTGATCCAGCATCGCTGCCTGTCGGTGAGGAGGTTGTGCTCCAACTCCTCCGCAACCCTGACTTCTCAATGACGCTCAAAGGTATCGCACCAGCGGCGCAGGTTGGGCAATGATCGCCGCCATCATTCGCGGCTCGATTGCAAACCGGATCATCATCCTTGCGCTGGCGATGATGATGGCCGTGACAGGCATCTGGGCGATCCGTACCACGCCCGTGGACGCGATCCCTGATCTGTCGGATGTGCAGGTGATCGTGCGCACGCCCTATGCAGGTCAGGCCCCGCAGGTCGTCGAGGATCAGGTTACCTATCCCATCGCCACCGCAATGCTGGCCGTGCCGGGGGCCAGCGACGTGCGCGGCTTCTCGTTCTTCGGCGATAGCTATGTTTACGTGGTTTTCGAGGACGGCACCGATCTGTATTGGGCGCGCACGCGTGTGCTGGAATACCTCGGCCAGATCACGGCGAACTTGCCTGAAGGTGTCTCGCCACAGCTGGGGCCGGATGCCACGGGCGTAGGTTGGATTTACCAATATGCTCTGATCGACCGCACGGGCGGGCATGATTTGGCACAGTTGCGCACGATCCAAGACTGGTTTCTGAAATACGAATTGCAGACCGTCGATGGTGTTTCCGAGGTCGCCACGATTGGTGGCATGGTCAAACAGTATCAGGTCGTGGTCGATCCCAACAAACTGCGTGCTTATGATATAACGCTGACGCAAATTCAGGCCGCCATTCAAGGGGCCAACCGCGAGACGGGTGGGAGCGTGATCGAGATGGGCGAGGCCGAATTTATGGTCCGCTCAACGGGGTACGTCGACGAGATCGCCGATCTGGCGAAAGCGCCGCTGATGGTAAACGAACGCGGTGCAGCGCTTACACTGGGCGATGTGGCTGACATCCGGCTTGGACCAGAAATGCGCCGCGGTGTGGGCGAGCTTGATGGCGAAGGCGATGCAGTCGGAGGCGTCGTGATACTGCGCTGGGGTGGTAATGCGCTGTCGACAATCAAGGCAGTAGAGGTGCGGATCGACGAGCTGCGCCAGAGCCTGCCGGAAGGCGTCGAGATCGTCACGACCTACAACCGTGCGGGCGTTATCGAGCGGGCCATCGAAAACTTGCAATCAAAGCTCACCGAGGAATTCATAGTCGTCATTCTGGTCTGCGCTGCGTTTCTGCTGCACGTCCGCTCCTCGCTGGTGATCCTGCTGTCGCTGCCGCTGGGGATCTTTGCCGCCTTTATTATCATGAAACTGCAAGGGGTGAACGCCAATATCATGTCGCTGGGGGGCATCGCCATTGCTATTGGCGCGATGGTAGACGCGGCGATTGTGATGATCGAGGCGATGCATCGGCGGC
It encodes:
- a CDS encoding ATP-binding cassette domain-containing protein; translated protein: MSLIQVEDLSVCYGTRMVLSGVSLSVEPGEIVTIVGPNGSGKTSLLRAIIGAVKPVKGRVIQGSGVKIGYVPQRLQIDETLPITVSRFLKLPGGVAVADIDQSLKHAGVPDLANAQLSKLSGGQFQRVLLARALIGKPDLLLLDEATQGLDQRGSASFYQQIETVRRDTGCAVLMISHELHVVMSASDRVICLNGHVCCEGTPAVVASAPEYRALFGTGTGGALALYRHEHDHDHGHDHGDHPHDHDHTEAAE
- a CDS encoding hybrid sensor histidine kinase/response regulator, producing MNIDLDAIFANAPSPYILLDPDLRMVWANNAYLELTGRSRESIIGRILTEEFPAPSDSVSDKMLRGSFRRVLANRKADHLPLISYPIEAADGNFEERFWSATHTPILDDEGRVEFILQNTFDVTDLYRDAQVAVTGENTRSAGLMQRAEAVASENLILGKATEFFQSAFDQAPGFMAVLDGPQHVFRFVNQAYNDLIGARDVVGLPVREALPDIEGQGFYELLDQVFESGESFSVKSMLAKLRSSPDAPLEEHFVDFIFYPLKDETGAPMGIFVQGHDITDQKNAEAALTATREKFRTMAQTMPVHVWTADRDGSLNWLNVRIYEFTGYSEGELYGADWVRVLHPDDLGTAVEEWTAAIEKGEGYETEFRIRKADGSFRWHIVRATPLRSDDGTLTGWVGTNTDIEERKNAEAQISKLNSTLEERVEKRNRELEELNAELRQSQKLEAIGSLAGGIAHDFNNLLQVVMGNLQIAMRSMPENSTVQKRLDQAVTSVKRGATLASQLLSFARKQPLAPVVIRLNRLVEDTKEILHSAVGEGVDLETHFEDDLWNTSVDPNSMENALLNLAINARDAMEGQGKLTIHASNVLLDKAFMQLHPDVKVGEYIRLAVTDTGCGMSNETAERIFEPFFTTKANGHGTGLGLSMVYGFAKQSGGHMALDSKIGEGTTMYIYLPRTLESEQVLQPTIDHGLVGGSETILLVEDDDEVRETAFNLLTDLGYTVFQSCDAEQALNVLDDRDDIDLLFTDVVMPGKMNGHELAQQVQILRSDIPVLFTSGFVQDAVVREGRLVEGIQLIGKPYTQVELAQKVRNVLGTEGTTLSKLSNEMAALPVQSRSESTTKSDGLSILICEDDALIRMDISEILRDAGHSIFEAANAESALNLLKEEAVDLLISDIGLPDRSGEELAQDARGLNQYLPVIFATGGVDVPSAAALGNCKVLTKPFGETVLLAAIETVMLKA
- a CDS encoding Fur family transcriptional regulator → MTSDLKRSDAAGGPLGFAQHDHRTCMSEALAAAEAHCAGGGLRFTPVRRKVLEILLQDHRALGAYAILDRLREEGFGSQPPVAYRALDFLVANGLAHKIERLNAFIACVHPSHSHTPAFMICRLCDAVAEAQSSPARGALGDAARATGFRIERTVVEAEGVCPACAEKADV
- a CDS encoding SDR family oxidoreductase, encoding MPRLQNKTALVTGGARGIGAAIASAFCDEGAEVILTDIDAKTGQLMADKIGATFANLDVASEADWDAIAERFPDLDVLVNNAGITGLEGPFDGSPPAHDPENASLADWRAVHAVNNDGTFLGCRYAIRAMRKKGLGSIINISSRSGLVGIPMAAAYAASKAAIRNHTKSVALYCASQNLAIRCNSIHPAAIMTTMWEPMLGNGPDRADREAAMVADTPLQRFGTAKEVAALAVMLASDEAAYMTGSELTIDGGILAGSAATPGR
- a CDS encoding zinc ABC transporter substrate-binding protein gives rise to the protein MSRKLLTLSLATTLMGGTAHADTPQVAVDIAPVHSLVARVMDGVGKPDLIVQPGASPHEYSLRPSEAAALQNADLVFWIGQDLTPWLTQTIETLAPDAAVTALLETDGTIELEFREGALFGAHDHNDHGTEDDQEDHAEEGHKAEDHDNHTKDGHEDHAKKEAGHDEHREDEASHEGHDHGAHDPHAWLSPKNAMTWLNVIAGQLSAADPENAGAYFANATAGRTEIEALIGEITATLDPVRDGQFIVFHDAYQYFELDFDFPASGAISISDASDPSPARIAEIQNRIAEQGIDCVLAEPQFNASLVATVLDGTEAKTGILDPLGSDLEPGPALYPQLIRNLSTALAGCM
- a CDS encoding metal ABC transporter permease, with the translated sequence MFDDFMVRAALAGIGVAFAAAPLGCFVVWRRMAYFGDATAHAAILGVALSLAFSMSIFVGTMTVALLMALVVNVLSGRGYAMDTLLGVLAHSALAFGLVAVSFISGVRIDLMAYLFGDILAVSRVDLSVIWGGAALVVALIGWRWSALLTSTLNEDLAYASGINPKREQLVLTIALAITVAVAIKVVGVLLIAAMLIIPAAAARPLSRTPEGMAVAAGLIGMLSAIVGLRAAYVLDTPAGPSIVCVAAITFLATSIIRGFRHER
- a CDS encoding efflux RND transporter periplasmic adaptor subunit; translation: MRGRYSALSVLALCAGVGGGVFLERLYLNPSDMAGDGGPEILYWVAPMDANFRQPGPGKSPMGMDLIPVMAGQEPSSDPSEVMLSAAEINAIGVRTAIAQISDISGRIETVGFVGYDEHLTSHVHTRVDGWIEALNVRAVGDPVRKGDVLFEMFSQVIGSSSFDLLRAIEAGDKRIIDAARGKLRSHGMSDAQIARIEKSGEIARNIEVIATQNGVVTGLEAADGMFLQPGVRAVSLTDLSAVWLIVDVFERDIARMTDDMRAVATFEHLNGRTFEGVIDYVYPALDAQTRTLPVRLRFDNSEGLLRPNMFGNVSLIPNETRVALTVPTEAIIRNGAAERVILKTGEGTFKPRLITTGLRDSFGGGGRTEVVQGLAPGEEVVASAQFLIDSESALSAGLMRMAPTDEVPARGAGELVALDPETRIATIRHAALETLDWPAMTSRFALRSDIALDRLQVGQQVAFRAARGADGLLSLIELGSDDGIAATGRGKVLAVTADGKLTMEHDPIPELGWPAMQMDMDVAGIDVGDVTLDQPVEFDLTKGDDGLFTIVALRGDAMGGEAETPMAVKPDAMIPPIIVSGTIDAIDPATGMATITHGPMLEIGMPGMTMGFALDETLDAETLVMGTELTLTFARPDGMTMLLAAAEPVVPPMEVSGTINAIDSDTGMANITHGPMMEIGMPGMTMDFAVDPAVDPASLPVGEEVVLQLLRNPDFSMTLKGIAPAAQVGQ